The Enterococcus sp. 7F3_DIV0205 genome has a window encoding:
- a CDS encoding methionine ABC transporter ATP-binding protein, with amino-acid sequence MPLIELQHVQKQFSGKSGQVTAVSDVSLTVDQGDIYGIVGYSGAGKSTLVRLLNGLELPTEGEVIIQGQNVAQMANRELRQFRKKIGMIFQHFNLLWSRTILENIMLPLELANVPKNVRKERAQELLNLVGLEGRGDAYPSQLSGGQKQRVGIARALANNPEILLCDEATSALDPQTTDEVLDLLLEINKTLNLTIVLITHEMHVIRKICNKVAVMELGQIVEEGDVLEVFRHPKQAVTKRFVQQELEPKEDTEELLEELIKENPAGLVATLQFSGDNANEPVISQAIRKFAVDINVVQGQVQQAKEGAFGTLTVMITGTTSEVEKTLTFFKEKEVGLEVIHHGE; translated from the coding sequence ATGCCTCTAATCGAATTGCAACACGTACAAAAACAATTTTCAGGTAAATCTGGACAAGTAACAGCTGTAAGTGACGTGTCACTAACAGTCGATCAAGGAGATATTTATGGTATCGTTGGTTATTCTGGTGCTGGTAAAAGTACCTTAGTTCGTTTGTTAAACGGTCTAGAACTACCAACAGAAGGGGAAGTAATTATTCAGGGACAAAATGTGGCTCAAATGGCAAATCGTGAGCTACGCCAATTTCGTAAAAAAATCGGGATGATTTTCCAACATTTTAACCTACTTTGGTCAAGAACGATTTTAGAAAATATCATGTTGCCGTTAGAATTAGCAAATGTTCCAAAGAATGTGAGAAAAGAAAGAGCCCAAGAACTTTTGAATTTAGTTGGTTTAGAAGGTCGCGGAGATGCTTATCCAAGTCAGTTGTCTGGTGGACAAAAGCAACGTGTGGGCATTGCCAGAGCGTTAGCCAATAATCCAGAAATCCTTTTATGTGATGAAGCAACAAGCGCATTAGACCCGCAAACAACTGATGAAGTGTTAGATCTTCTACTTGAAATCAATAAAACATTAAACTTAACGATCGTATTGATCACACATGAGATGCACGTTATTCGCAAAATTTGTAATAAAGTTGCGGTAATGGAATTAGGGCAAATCGTAGAAGAAGGCGATGTGTTAGAAGTCTTTAGACATCCTAAACAAGCTGTTACAAAACGTTTTGTCCAACAAGAATTAGAACCTAAAGAAGATACAGAAGAGTTATTAGAAGAATTGATCAAAGAAAATCCAGCAGGACTTGTTGCAACCTTGCAATTTAGTGGCGATAATGCCAATGAGCCTGTGATCTCCCAAGCAATCCGTAAGTTTGCTGTAGATATCAATGTTGTTCAAGGACAAGTTCAGCAAGCTAAAGAAGGCGCATTTGGAACATTGACCGTGATGATTACTGGAACGACAAGTGAAGTCGAAAAAACTTTGACGTTCTTTAAAGAAAAGGAAGTTGGTTTGGAGGTGATTCACCATGGCGAATGA
- a CDS encoding tail assembly chaperone, whose product MAKKATKAVVTIADKKYPLIFGFKFLNEINALPKESEQVDNLTLLIGGLIDGDPNALKSVLIASLSTYDELDERDIIEYLETSDEVEVLFENFIEFLTSAPLLKKRTMKIKATIEQMMKTVEAQAKAGLEQAMTK is encoded by the coding sequence ATGGCTAAAAAAGCAACGAAAGCAGTAGTAACGATCGCAGATAAAAAATATCCTTTGATTTTTGGATTCAAATTTTTAAATGAAATCAATGCACTTCCAAAAGAGTCGGAGCAAGTAGATAATTTAACACTATTGATCGGTGGATTGATCGATGGTGATCCTAACGCATTAAAATCAGTTCTAATTGCAAGTTTAAGTACGTATGACGAGTTGGACGAACGTGACATCATTGAATACTTAGAAACGTCAGATGAGGTTGAAGTACTCTTTGAAAATTTTATCGAGTTCTTAACATCGGCGCCATTGTTGAAAAAACGAACGATGAAGATCAAAGCCACGATCGAACAAATGATGAAAACAGTCGAAGCACAAGCCAAAGCCGGTTTGGAGCAAGCTATGACGAAATAG
- a CDS encoding MucBP domain-containing protein, which yields MKKILHCIGFLVIGALMLYSSSAFAQGNVSSSGMKTSDDGTDYVLVGKAFHDIFSEPTEIDLNTNKLVYFQQELTVNNGTMTKYLAKFTNQDSTGDSWFQFASYPTVTKGNAKLTYTTDGINYSDILPALNDLVGYKMELTQAIVHPDDGNNQEPDLLISFTMTPKRDYILENNALNKDIVPFSGGYDSGGYGTYIDWRFGRGVHFTNIPIIGEDVQVVYEEEDGAVIHDPQLLKGNIGDTYDATTDQYKLVIPGYTLNQNKLPANATGFFTAEKQSVKYVYSKDPVAAADVTVKYQDTNGKELADAVIKTGNIGDLYSTEQKEFDGYTFKEAQGNTTGIFMDEAQTVIYIYEKRPSKVSNVIVKYQDTDGNNLIDDVVKTGVIGDSYTTEQKVFDGYTFKEIRGIAKGSFTDNLQVVTYIYERKIETMTNDQSNDKPAQKTTLFPPLGENNRYSKVLIILGSVLTIGVLVFWMGLVKVKNRNNHG from the coding sequence ATGAAAAAAATTTTGCACTGTATAGGATTCCTAGTAATAGGAGCTTTGATGCTTTATTCTTCTTCAGCTTTTGCACAAGGAAATGTATCTAGTTCAGGAATGAAAACTTCAGATGATGGGACTGATTATGTTCTTGTGGGGAAGGCTTTTCATGATATTTTCTCCGAACCAACAGAAATAGATTTAAATACAAATAAGTTGGTCTATTTTCAACAAGAATTAACAGTCAATAACGGGACGATGACAAAGTATTTAGCAAAATTTACAAACCAGGACAGTACAGGAGATTCTTGGTTTCAATTTGCCTCGTATCCTACAGTCACTAAAGGGAACGCTAAGCTGACGTATACCACAGACGGAATAAATTATAGTGATATACTACCCGCTTTAAATGATCTAGTTGGTTATAAGATGGAGCTTACGCAAGCGATCGTCCATCCAGATGATGGAAACAACCAAGAGCCGGATTTACTTATTTCATTTACAATGACGCCCAAAAGAGACTATATTCTTGAAAATAATGCCTTGAATAAAGATATTGTCCCTTTTAGCGGCGGGTATGATTCGGGTGGTTATGGTACCTATATTGATTGGAGATTTGGAAGAGGGGTACATTTTACGAATATCCCAATAATCGGGGAAGATGTTCAGGTCGTTTATGAAGAGGAAGATGGCGCCGTAATTCATGACCCTCAATTATTGAAGGGCAATATTGGTGATACGTATGATGCTACTACAGATCAATATAAATTGGTTATTCCAGGCTATACTTTAAATCAAAATAAACTTCCAGCCAATGCCACAGGTTTTTTTACCGCTGAAAAACAAAGCGTCAAATATGTCTATAGTAAAGATCCCGTTGCTGCAGCAGATGTAACAGTAAAATATCAAGATACAAACGGAAAAGAACTTGCAGATGCTGTTATTAAGACAGGAAACATTGGCGATTTGTATTCTACAGAACAAAAAGAGTTTGATGGTTATACATTTAAAGAAGCTCAGGGAAATACTACAGGGATCTTCATGGATGAAGCTCAAACAGTAATTTATATCTATGAAAAAAGGCCATCTAAGGTATCGAATGTAATAGTCAAATATCAAGATACTGATGGGAATAATTTAATTGATGATGTGGTGAAAACTGGAGTAATTGGCGATTCATATACGACTGAACAAAAAGTATTTGACGGCTATACATTTAAGGAGATTCGAGGAATAGCAAAAGGATCATTTACAGATAACCTTCAAGTTGTAACGTATATTTATGAAAGAAAAATAGAAACAATGACCAATGATCAATCAAACGATAAACCTGCGCAAAAAACCACACTATTTCCGCCCTTAGGTGAAAACAATCGATATTCAAAAGTACTAATAATACTTGGAAGTGTGCTAACCATAGGTGTGCTTGTATTTTGGATGGGATTAGTGAAGGTGAAAAACAGGAATAATCATGGATAA
- a CDS encoding phage major tail protein, TP901-1 family: MEKAIHGKNVKLMFRLLKERAHKKAGLLALEMSHTYNRETNVETQATKDGSVATGGSIESNIEMEFLKTNTDVFSMLEYAYENGEEIEVWRIFFDNPVEGAKRKYKAQYGTGILGNFPDAAEAESNASVSTMLNLNGLLVNGEATVDAENDELAKAFFYDTVVDAKPEEPKAIYEPQTTPTAPAE; this comes from the coding sequence ATGGAAAAAGCAATTCATGGTAAAAATGTCAAATTAATGTTTCGATTATTAAAGGAACGCGCACACAAAAAAGCTGGGTTACTAGCTTTGGAAATGAGTCATACGTATAACCGTGAAACAAACGTAGAAACACAAGCTACTAAAGACGGCAGTGTGGCAACAGGTGGTAGTATCGAATCAAACATCGAAATGGAATTTCTAAAAACAAATACGGATGTTTTCAGTATGCTGGAATATGCTTATGAAAACGGTGAAGAGATCGAAGTATGGCGAATCTTTTTCGATAATCCTGTAGAAGGTGCAAAACGTAAATATAAAGCACAATATGGTACTGGTATTTTAGGGAACTTTCCTGATGCAGCGGAGGCGGAAAGTAATGCATCTGTTTCAACGATGTTAAATCTAAACGGTTTGTTAGTAAATGGAGAAGCAACAGTGGACGCTGAAAATGATGAGCTTGCGAAAGCATTCTTCTACGATACTGTGGTAGATGCTAAACCAGAAGAACCAAAAGCCATTTACGAACCACAAACAACACCAACAGCGCCAGCTGAATAA
- a CDS encoding arsenate reductase family protein produces MYTFFWYPKCSTCKKAKAWLDQHQVKYETIDMIENPPTAKQLASWMEQSDLPVRRFFNTSGIRYREQGLKDKVNDFSIKEASELLATDGMLIKRPIFVKGDQFLANGFKESDYEGAIK; encoded by the coding sequence ATGTACACATTTTTCTGGTATCCGAAATGTTCGACTTGTAAGAAAGCAAAGGCTTGGTTAGATCAACATCAAGTGAAATACGAAACGATCGATATGATCGAAAACCCACCAACTGCAAAGCAATTAGCAAGTTGGATGGAACAAAGTGATTTACCAGTCCGTCGTTTCTTTAATACAAGCGGTATTCGTTATAGAGAACAAGGATTGAAAGACAAGGTCAATGACTTTTCGATCAAAGAAGCAAGTGAATTATTAGCGACTGATGGTATGTTGATCAAACGTCCGATTTTTGTTAAGGGAGATCAATTTTTAGCAAATGGATTTAAAGAATCTGATTATGAAGGAGCTATTAAATAA
- a CDS encoding phage tail protein: MYRVTLFKDAQDKKGTVVHEPANFGNKVNSGDLELSLEGLGISTFEFSINVNNPLYRKAEPIVNLVTVSDRNGQVFKGRIAKISNVMNSQGHFIEKILCEDQKAFLYDSTQKYMESKVMSVRQFLEKLLNEHNAQVEPFKRIYLGNVTVTESEQVYRGSDYGKTAEVIKNQLLDRLGGYLILREKNGLLYLDYLVEHGRTSTTPLQIARNLKSASREIDISELATRIVPVGKDLEMDTTTDTQTNQFRPKTTIESVNNGKNFLEDASLVKKFGVIQTTVEFPNIADKQTLKRRGQEYLNNQRLMLITWSAEVIELGLLDKRYEIIKLGNSYPVFNPYLYEKETLQVIEKKIDILNPQKIRLTIGSGKKTFSQYQLEYKGMRETLETVKSNVGASNRTIDNLKVQAQLLEEQTSMLPLFEQSLSEQQAGLKEQSTTLTEQKERIQIQEIKLTEQQTKIEELYTLVKELQKK, from the coding sequence ATGTATCGAGTAACGCTTTTCAAAGATGCTCAAGATAAAAAAGGTACAGTGGTACATGAGCCGGCGAATTTCGGAAACAAAGTGAATTCAGGTGATTTAGAACTTTCATTAGAAGGGTTGGGCATTAGTACATTTGAATTTTCAATCAATGTCAATAATCCTTTGTATCGAAAAGCGGAACCCATCGTCAATTTAGTCACGGTTTCTGATCGAAATGGTCAAGTATTCAAAGGAAGAATCGCAAAAATTTCCAATGTGATGAATAGCCAAGGTCATTTTATCGAAAAAATATTGTGCGAAGATCAAAAAGCTTTTTTATATGATAGTACGCAAAAATACATGGAATCTAAGGTGATGAGTGTCCGACAGTTTTTAGAAAAACTATTGAATGAACACAATGCTCAAGTAGAACCGTTTAAAAGAATCTATCTAGGAAATGTGACCGTGACAGAATCTGAGCAAGTTTATCGTGGTTCAGATTATGGAAAAACAGCGGAAGTAATCAAAAATCAGTTACTTGATCGCTTGGGTGGTTATTTGATTCTCAGAGAAAAAAATGGGCTATTGTATTTAGATTATTTAGTAGAGCATGGAAGAACTTCTACTACCCCTTTGCAAATTGCCCGTAATCTAAAAAGTGCTAGTCGAGAAATCGATATTTCTGAACTAGCTACAAGAATCGTGCCTGTCGGTAAAGATCTTGAAATGGATACGACAACAGATACACAAACGAATCAATTCCGACCTAAAACAACGATTGAAAGCGTGAATAATGGCAAAAACTTTTTAGAAGATGCCTCACTAGTGAAAAAATTTGGTGTGATTCAAACAACCGTCGAATTTCCTAATATAGCTGATAAACAAACCTTAAAACGCAGAGGACAAGAATATTTAAATAATCAGCGTTTGATGTTGATCACTTGGAGTGCAGAAGTGATTGAACTGGGCTTGTTAGATAAACGCTACGAGATCATCAAACTGGGAAATTCCTATCCAGTGTTCAATCCTTATTTGTACGAAAAAGAGACATTACAAGTAATTGAGAAAAAAATCGATATTTTGAATCCACAAAAAATCCGATTAACGATTGGCAGTGGGAAAAAGACGTTTTCACAATATCAGTTAGAGTATAAAGGGATGCGTGAAACATTAGAAACGGTCAAAAGCAATGTTGGAGCCAGCAATAGAACGATTGATAACTTAAAGGTACAAGCACAGTTGTTAGAAGAACAGACCTCTATGTTGCCGTTATTCGAGCAAAGCCTAAGCGAACAACAAGCTGGATTAAAAGAACAATCCACCACGCTTACTGAGCAAAAAGAACGGATTCAGATACAAGAAATAAAATTGACAGAACAACAAACGAAAATAGAAGAACTTTATACACTAGTAAAAGAATTACAGAAAAAGTAG
- a CDS encoding TPM domain-containing protein translates to MKNNHKYKQVKMIKRFIFLLISLGIVALYFGEDVVGERVYVDDEAQVLSEQTKELIIRANEQDFQQLTGSPQFVVKTIKHLPKNQSIESYAVESFEALGIGTKELDNGFLFVIALEDRKYRLEVGYGVEEIITDSMKREIIPLEIEELFRAENYDEGIQKISQNIITTVKQRYGHYDLSKQEVTKANEYNSTYQEPKKDLFDYVAIILKWGFYVIILIIILIIIYAGSVYLIRSDAKNSLLMAPIRNKKIFIVSKTKKVSILEKIDGSYLVPMFFAHFNKYERIQKKIAECLFEDVIIELARNTGKGKLEQMPEKNRQTYCEMCIELAAPFWSDYYLKTKEILVDQTHLEQANEKLKSCLMENYKQMQQLLDSFLLARKNFLETKNLVQTFVKTQTLKKPKQESLLIMLTTYFLLLNENTLALDFSEKSTQRLSEKMPKAYKKAKKKIKNIDVSYYREASKDIHDMLFITELPGIDLSNYKYIKRLSVISYIDFSNLSLSGGSDSYHNSSSSSSSGDSPGGGGSSGGGGFSGGW, encoded by the coding sequence ATGAAGAATAACCATAAGTATAAACAAGTCAAAATGATTAAAAGATTTATATTTTTACTGATTTCATTAGGTATTGTTGCATTATATTTTGGGGAAGATGTTGTAGGGGAACGTGTTTATGTTGATGATGAGGCGCAAGTTTTATCCGAACAAACCAAAGAGTTGATTATTCGTGCCAATGAGCAAGACTTTCAACAACTGACCGGTAGTCCACAATTTGTTGTAAAAACAATAAAACATTTACCAAAAAATCAATCCATCGAGTCATACGCAGTTGAATCATTTGAAGCATTGGGTATAGGGACTAAGGAACTGGATAATGGTTTTTTATTTGTTATTGCGCTTGAGGATCGAAAATATCGATTAGAAGTAGGCTATGGCGTAGAGGAAATTATAACAGACAGTATGAAAAGAGAAATCATTCCTCTAGAGATAGAAGAACTTTTCAGAGCAGAAAACTATGATGAAGGAATTCAAAAAATCAGCCAAAATATAATTACTACAGTGAAACAAAGATATGGGCATTATGATCTTTCTAAGCAAGAGGTAACAAAAGCAAATGAATACAATAGTACTTATCAAGAGCCAAAGAAGGATTTATTCGATTATGTTGCGATAATCTTGAAATGGGGATTTTATGTCATTATTTTAATTATAATATTGATTATAATTTATGCAGGATCCGTTTATTTGATAAGAAGTGATGCTAAAAATAGCTTGCTAATGGCTCCGATACGTAATAAAAAAATTTTTATCGTGAGTAAAACAAAAAAAGTATCAATTTTAGAAAAGATCGACGGTAGTTATTTAGTCCCAATGTTTTTTGCTCATTTTAATAAATATGAACGAATACAAAAGAAAATAGCTGAATGTTTATTTGAAGACGTTATAATCGAGCTGGCAAGAAATACTGGCAAAGGCAAACTAGAACAAATGCCAGAAAAAAATAGACAAACTTATTGTGAAATGTGTATAGAACTTGCCGCCCCATTTTGGTCGGATTATTATCTGAAGACAAAGGAGATTTTAGTGGATCAAACGCATTTGGAACAGGCAAATGAGAAACTTAAAAGTTGCTTGATGGAAAATTATAAGCAGATGCAGCAACTATTGGATAGCTTTTTATTGGCGCGTAAGAATTTTCTTGAAACTAAAAATCTTGTTCAAACATTCGTTAAGACACAAACGTTAAAAAAACCTAAACAAGAATCATTATTAATCATGCTGACGACTTATTTTTTATTGTTAAATGAAAACACATTAGCACTAGATTTTTCTGAAAAATCAACACAAAGATTGTCGGAAAAAATGCCTAAAGCTTATAAAAAAGCAAAGAAGAAAATTAAAAATATTGATGTTTCATACTATAGAGAAGCAAGTAAAGATATTCATGATATGCTTTTTATCACAGAACTTCCGGGGATTGATTTATCAAACTATAAGTATATTAAGCGTTTAAGTGTCATTTCATACATTGATTTTAGTAATTTATCATTGAGTGGCGGCTCAGATTCTTATCATAATAGTTCAAGTTCTAGTTCCAGTGGTGATTCTCCTGGTGGCGGCGGTTCATCAGGAGGAGGTGGCTTTTCTGGTGGTTGGTAG
- a CDS encoding FtsW/RodA/SpoVE family cell cycle protein, with protein MNKNKLMRNLDNRIDYGVILPVFLLSIIGILSLYVALSNDPNRPEIGNMLMKQGLWYLVGGVSIVIVMNFSSKLLWRLTPVFYVIGLIMMGLLLKFYDPFLESQTGSKNWISIGGTTFQPSELMKVAFILMLAYVVTMHNVKNVNRTIKSDFWLIGKMLLVTMPVIILILLQDDFGTMLVFLAIFGGVFLMSGITWKIILPTFLAALLLGAGTIYLVTTTTGREFLYSVGFKPYQFDRIDLWINPFHHDPDRSFQPALAITAIGSGGLLGKGFNVSDVYVPVRESDMIFTVVGENFGFIGGCFIILLYFILIYRMIRVCFETNNEFYAYIATGIIMMILFHVFENIGANIGLLPLTGIPLPFISQGGSSILGNMLGVGLIMSMKYQKEATIENY; from the coding sequence ATGAATAAAAATAAATTAATGCGTAACTTAGATAATAGAATTGATTATGGCGTGATCTTACCTGTGTTTCTTCTTTCGATCATCGGTATATTGTCACTTTATGTTGCTTTAAGTAATGATCCAAACCGACCAGAAATCGGCAATATGCTGATGAAACAAGGACTATGGTATTTAGTCGGTGGCGTTAGTATCGTGATTGTTATGAATTTCAGCTCCAAGCTTCTCTGGCGGCTGACTCCAGTATTTTATGTGATCGGATTGATCATGATGGGGTTGCTTTTAAAATTCTATGACCCTTTTTTAGAATCACAAACAGGTTCTAAAAACTGGATCAGCATTGGCGGCACGACTTTTCAGCCTTCGGAATTAATGAAAGTAGCCTTTATCTTAATGTTGGCTTATGTAGTGACGATGCATAATGTTAAAAATGTCAACCGCACGATAAAATCTGATTTCTGGCTGATCGGTAAAATGTTATTGGTGACAATGCCGGTCATTATCCTGATTTTACTGCAGGATGACTTTGGAACAATGTTAGTTTTCTTAGCCATTTTTGGCGGCGTATTTTTAATGTCAGGAATTACATGGAAAATTATTTTACCAACATTTTTGGCGGCTTTATTACTAGGAGCTGGGACAATTTATTTGGTAACCACGACTACGGGACGTGAATTTCTTTATTCAGTTGGGTTTAAACCGTACCAATTTGATCGGATCGATCTATGGATAAATCCTTTCCATCATGATCCTGACCGGTCTTTCCAACCAGCGTTAGCGATAACCGCGATTGGTTCTGGTGGTTTACTTGGCAAAGGGTTTAATGTTAGTGATGTTTATGTCCCAGTCAGAGAGTCAGATATGATTTTCACCGTTGTGGGTGAGAACTTTGGCTTCATTGGCGGCTGCTTTATTATCTTGCTCTACTTTATTTTGATTTACCGCATGATTCGTGTTTGTTTTGAGACAAATAATGAATTCTATGCCTACATTGCAACTGGGATCATTATGATGATTTTATTCCACGTATTTGAAAATATTGGAGCGAATATTGGATTGCTCCCATTAACAGGGATTCCGTTACCGTTTATTAGCCAAGGTGGTTCCTCTATTTTAGGAAATATGTTAGGCGTGGGATTGATTATGTCGATGAAATATCAAAAAGAAGCTACGATCGAAAACTATTAA
- a CDS encoding methionine ABC transporter permease — protein MANETFAEKYLNFSRVNPESMQQAAIDTLFMTAVAMIFVIIIGFLLGLLLYSLSRNKSPYAKICYSILSVVSNIFRSIPYIVLIILLMDFSRKLVGTGIGAKAAIPSLIVSAAPFYARLVEIAFREVDSGVLEAADAMGASRIQKIFKVLIPESTPALLSGVTLTTITMIGFTAMAGIIGGGGLGGLAYQEGFSRNNNTVTLVATVLILVIVFIIQFVGDQLVKRSDKR, from the coding sequence ATGGCGAATGAAACATTTGCAGAAAAATATTTAAATTTTAGCCGAGTGAATCCAGAATCAATGCAACAAGCGGCGATCGATACATTATTTATGACGGCCGTTGCGATGATTTTTGTTATTATTATTGGTTTTTTATTAGGATTGTTACTTTATAGCTTGAGCCGTAACAAATCACCTTATGCTAAGATTTGTTACAGTATTCTATCAGTAGTCAGCAATATTTTCCGCTCCATTCCTTATATTGTATTGATTATCTTGTTGATGGATTTTTCCAGAAAATTAGTTGGGACTGGTATTGGAGCAAAAGCAGCGATTCCATCGTTGATTGTGTCAGCTGCACCATTTTATGCTCGTTTAGTAGAAATCGCGTTTCGTGAAGTTGATAGCGGGGTCTTAGAAGCAGCAGATGCAATGGGCGCTTCTAGAATTCAAAAAATCTTTAAAGTCTTGATTCCAGAAAGTACGCCAGCGTTACTATCTGGTGTTACACTAACAACGATCACCATGATCGGTTTTACTGCAATGGCAGGAATCATTGGTGGTGGCGGACTTGGTGGTTTAGCTTATCAAGAAGGATTTAGCCGCAACAATAATACAGTTACATTAGTCGCAACAGTCTTGATCTTGGTTATTGTGTTTATTATTCAGTTTGTCGGCGATCAATTAGTGAAACGTTCTGACAAACGATAA
- a CDS encoding glycine cleavage system protein H: protein MMAKELKIIDNLWVLKTSEGYKIGLTNEAQEDLGNITFATMPKVGQSLKKGDSLIEVEAEKAVSEFSSPLSGTVAVINEAAEQDPSVLDDADQTKAWIAILTDVEEAELGQA from the coding sequence ATAATGGCTAAAGAGTTGAAAATAATCGATAATTTATGGGTTTTAAAGACAAGTGAAGGCTATAAAATCGGTTTAACGAATGAAGCACAAGAAGACTTAGGCAATATTACGTTTGCCACGATGCCAAAGGTCGGTCAATCGTTAAAAAAAGGTGATTCTTTGATCGAAGTAGAAGCTGAAAAAGCAGTCAGTGAATTTAGTTCGCCACTAAGTGGAACGGTTGCTGTGATCAATGAAGCTGCTGAACAAGATCCAAGTGTATTAGATGATGCAGATCAAACAAAAGCGTGGATTGCGATTTTGACAGATGTTGAGGAAGCAGAATTGGGTCAAGCGTAA
- a CDS encoding MetQ/NlpA family ABC transporter substrate-binding protein: MKKKLFGLAALAVVTFGLVACGGAKDKTDDSKSAGSEKESSVLKVGASASPHAEILEQVKPILKKEGIDLEIVQFDDYILPNKNLAEGDIDANYFQHIPYFNLQVKENNYDFANAGGIHIEPMGLYSKRIKDIKDLKDGATVITSNSESDWGRIITILQDADLVTVKDGVDLETATFEDIDKNPKNLKFIHNINPEVLTTTYNNDEADLVAINANFAYGTGLNPLKDSVLLEKDNSPYVNIVAVRSEDKDSDKIKKLVDALHSKEIQDWILEKWDGSVKPVDK, from the coding sequence ATGAAAAAGAAATTATTCGGTTTAGCAGCATTAGCAGTTGTGACGTTTGGATTAGTCGCTTGTGGAGGAGCAAAAGACAAAACAGATGATAGTAAGTCAGCGGGATCTGAAAAAGAATCATCCGTTTTAAAAGTCGGTGCATCTGCTTCACCACATGCTGAAATCTTAGAACAAGTAAAACCAATTCTGAAAAAAGAAGGCATTGATTTAGAAATCGTTCAATTTGATGATTACATTTTACCAAATAAAAACTTGGCAGAAGGCGATATCGATGCGAATTACTTCCAACATATTCCATACTTCAATTTACAAGTCAAAGAAAACAATTATGATTTCGCAAATGCTGGCGGGATTCATATCGAGCCAATGGGCTTATACTCAAAACGAATCAAAGATATCAAGGACTTAAAAGATGGCGCAACGGTCATTACATCAAACTCTGAATCTGACTGGGGTCGTATTATTACGATTTTACAAGATGCGGATTTAGTAACAGTGAAAGATGGTGTCGATTTAGAAACAGCGACATTTGAAGATATCGACAAGAACCCTAAAAACTTGAAGTTTATCCATAATATCAATCCAGAAGTTCTAACAACAACGTATAATAACGACGAAGCAGATCTTGTAGCGATCAATGCAAACTTTGCTTATGGTACTGGCTTGAATCCTTTGAAAGATTCAGTTTTACTTGAAAAAGATAATTCCCCATATGTAAACATCGTAGCGGTTCGTTCTGAGGATAAAGATAGTGATAAAATCAAAAAATTAGTTGATGCATTACACAGCAAAGAAATCCAAGATTGGATCCTTGAAAAATGGGATGGATCAGTTAAACCAGTTGATAAATAA